The following nucleotide sequence is from Streptomyces sp. NBC_00239.
AGGCGAAGGCGCCGTAGCCGAGCACCTGCTGGAGATAGAGGTTGAGGAAGTACCACATCGGGATCCAGGCCGCCCCGAGCAGCGCCATCGCGAGGTTGGAGACGCCGAGGCCGGGGGTGCGCCAGATGCCGAGCGGCATGAGCGGCGACTTCACCGAACGCTGGATCAGGACGAACACCGCCAGCAGGGCCAGGCCGGCGATCAACTCGACCAGCGTCCAAGGGGCGCCCCAGCCCGTCTCCGGCGCGCGGACCACGGCGAAGACGGTGAGCGCGAGGCCCGCGGTGACGGCCGCTGCTCCCAGGACGTCCACTCCACCGCCGCGGCGGGCTGCAACGGCCGGCAGCACGCCGGTGGCGAGCAGGGTGGCGATGCCGATGGGGACGTAGATGACGAACACCCAGGGCCAGCTGGCCCACTCGGTGAACACCCCGCCCAGGAACACGCCTGCCGTGCCGCCGGCCGGGGCCGCCGCGCCGTACAGGGCCAGGGCCTTGCCCAGTTCCTTGGGGTTGTTACCGAAGAGCATCATCAGCAGGGTCATCGAGGCCGGTGCGATGAGAGCGCCGCCGACACCCTGTACCGCGCGTCCGGCGACCTCGACCCACGCCGTGGTCGCGGCCGCCGCCACGACGGAACCGGCGATCAGCACTCCCCAGCCGGTCACGAAGACCCGCCGGGCCCCCAGAAGATCGGAGAGACGACCGCCCAGAAGGAGGAGTCCGCCGAAGGCAATGACGTACGCGTTGAACACCCACTGCAGGTCACCCTGGGAGAACCCCAGGTCGCGCTGCATCTCAGGCAGCGCCACGCCGATGATCGACGTGTCCATGATCACCATGAACTGTGCGGCGGCGAGCACCCCGAGGGCCCACCAGCGACGCGGATTGAGGGTTGACATGACCGCTCCCCAAAGACAGACGTGGATACCCCATGGGGGTATGACTTCGACTGCCCGAACGTTATACCCCCTAGGGGTATTCCTCAACGGGAGGTAGCCGCCCTCGCCTCGCCACCCGCGGACGAGGCCGCTTACGATGCGGACATGGACGTCCAGGTGAAGCGAGCGATGAAGCCCTTCGGGCTGCGCTCGTACCTGCTCCTCGTCCTCGCCGTACTCGCGGGGCTGGTGGCCATGCATGGCCTGGGGCCGGGCGCGTCCGTCCCGGCGGAAGCCCACGCGGCGGCCAGTGCCCACCACGCGTCGGCCGCAGGCCACGACGAGGCGATCGCCTCCGATGCCCCGTGCCACGACGGCTGCGTTCACGCCGGTGATCCGGTCGACGGTGGACGCGGCGGGCATGCCGAACACGCCGATGCAACGTGCGCGGCCACCGGCACGGCCGGCGCACCGGCCCTGCCCGCGCCCGCCGTCCTGCTCGGCAGTACCGACTCCGAGGCGGTCCTCGCGCGCGGGATCGTCCCCGACGCCACCGCCTGCGGGCGGGCGCCACCGTCACTGAGCGAACTGCAACTCCTGCGCATATAGGGCGGCCCCGGCATGCCCGGCCTCACGCGGCCGGTGACCTCGCCTCTCAGCCTCGCCCGACCTTCGCACGCCCGCATACGCGCGTGCCTCACAGCAGGAGTTGCACCACCATGATCACCAAGCGTTCCCTGATCCGCCGCGCCACCGCAGTGGCCGCGGCCGCCACCGCCGCCCTCGTCCTTGCCGCCTGCGGCGGCAACGGCGACGACAACGGCGCGGCGCACAACGGCCACAACGCCGCCTCGCCGTCCGCCTCCGCGCCGGCGCAGCAGGGCGACCACAACGCGGCGGACGTCGCGTTCGCCCAGGGGATGATCCCCCACCACCGTCAGGCCATCGAGATGGCCGATCTCGCCGCGACCCGCGCCGAGTCCGCCGAGGTGAAGAAGCTCGCCGGCGAGATCAAGAAGGCCCAGGACCCGGAGATCAAGACCCTCTCCGGCTGGCTGACCTCTTGGGGCGAGCAGGTCCCGGCCGAGGGCGGGGGCCACGGCGGGCACGACATGTCCGGGATGATGTCGGCCGAGGAGATGAAGCAGCTGGACTCCTCCTCCGGCAAGTCGTTCGACACCGCCTTCCTGACAATGATGGTCAAGCACCACGAGGGCGCTGTCGCCATGGCCAAGACCGAACAGTCCGACGGGAAGTACCAGCCCGCCAAGGACATGGCCGGAGCGATCATCACCTCCCAGAGCGCGGAGATCGCCCAGATGAACACCCTTCTCGGCAAGAGCTGACCCGCATCAGCACCTCGGTGCGGGCAGCCGGCAACGGCTGCCCGCACCCCCGCCGACCAGCCTCCTCTCAAGCGTTCTGGACCTCACACATGACCATCCGTTTCCGCATACCCGCCCTCGCGGCCGGCGCGGCGGCCGGCGCCCTGCTGCTGACCGCCTGCTCGGCCACCGACCCCCAGCCCGCCGCGACCCAGGCCGGCGCCCCCGACCCCGGAACGGGGCACCTCCACGGTCTCGGCGTGGACCCCGCCGACGGCAGCCTCTACGCGGCCGGGCACCTCGGCGTCTTCCGACTCGGCCCCACCGGCGCCGTACGGATCGCCGACCGCTACCAGGACACGATGGGCTTCACCGTCACCGGCCCACGCACCTTCCTCGGCAGTGGCCACCCCTCACCCACCGACCCGACGGCGACCTCACCGCATCTGGGCCTGATCCGCAGCACCGATGCCGGACAGACCTGGACCACCGTCTCCGCCGGAGGCGAGGCAGACTTCCACTCGCTCCTGCAGGCCGGTGAAAACGTCTACGGCCTCGACAGCCAGACCTCGCAGATCTGGGCCAGCAAGGACGCCGGCGCCACCTGGGAGCGGCGCGCGAAGATCCCGAGCGGCGATCTCGCCGCCCACCCGGGGGCGCCGCAGGAGGTGTGGGCGGCCACCCGCGACGGGCTGCTGCACAGCACCGACGGCGGCGCGACCTTCGAGCCGGTCCCCGGCGCACCAGCCCTGGCCGCGGTGGAGCGGCCCGCCCCCGACCAGCTGATCGCCCTCGCCGCCGACGGCAAGGTCCTGGCCGGCGGCGACGGCACGTCCTGGACCGAACGCGGTCGCCTCCCCCAGGGCGCGCAGCCCGCCGTACTGACCGCGGCAAGCCCCACTCACCTGCTGGCCGCCGACACCAACGACGCTGTCTACGAGTCCAAGGACGGCGGCCGGACATGGACCGTCGTGCACCGGCCGGGCCAGACGAACACAGGGCACTGACATCTCCGGAGCCAGCTTCAAGATCACCTATCGGAGTGAACCCCGCAGGGCCCACCCTGCAGATCGGCACGGGGCCGCGGCTAGGATCGCGGCGTGAACCCTGCCCGGCCCCGTACCTCCGCGCTGCGGACCCGCATCCTCGCGGGCCCGCGATGCGTGCTGCTGGTGGCCCTGCTGGTGTTCGCCTTCCTCTACTCGCACGGAGTCAGCCTCGACGGCGTCCGCGGCCACACGGACACGGCCGCCGGCATCGTCACCCCCGGCGTCGGCCTGACGGCCACCGAGAGCACCTCGGACGACCATCACGGCGAGGGGCACGACTCGTCCCACTCCGCCGAGGAGTGCGCCACCAGCGGGCCGCCGCAGCAGCCGACGCTGCCCCCTCCCGCCGAGCACGCCCTGACGCAGGTCCTGCCCGCCGTGCCTGCTGCAGCCCAGGACGCGAACGCGGTCCCCGCTTCTGCCTTGGGCGGCTCACCTCCGCCAGGCACGACAGCGATCCTGCGCGTTTAGACCACTCCAAGCTCCCGACGCCCCTACAGGCCGTCGGCGAGCTCGCGCTGCCCGCACACACGTAACCCTGCCCGCCCCCGTATCGGGGCCGGGCCCGGTGCAGCCTGCCCTCCGGCATTCGCTCCTGCCATGACCCGCGACGCACCCGTCGCCGACTCGGCGTGCCTGCACCCGTACATCCGCCAAGGAGTTCCCCGTGACACCCACCCAGATCGCCGACCGCGCCCAAGCCGCGCCTGCCACCGAAC
It contains:
- a CDS encoding DUF6153 family protein; translated protein: MDVQVKRAMKPFGLRSYLLLVLAVLAGLVAMHGLGPGASVPAEAHAAASAHHASAAGHDEAIASDAPCHDGCVHAGDPVDGGRGGHAEHADATCAATGTAGAPALPAPAVLLGSTDSEAVLARGIVPDATACGRAPPSLSELQLLRI
- a CDS encoding DUF305 domain-containing protein, whose protein sequence is MITKRSLIRRATAVAAAATAALVLAACGGNGDDNGAAHNGHNAASPSASAPAQQGDHNAADVAFAQGMIPHHRQAIEMADLAATRAESAEVKKLAGEIKKAQDPEIKTLSGWLTSWGEQVPAEGGGHGGHDMSGMMSAEEMKQLDSSSGKSFDTAFLTMMVKHHEGAVAMAKTEQSDGKYQPAKDMAGAIITSQSAEIAQMNTLLGKS
- a CDS encoding F510_1955 family glycosylhydrolase, producing the protein MTIRFRIPALAAGAAAGALLLTACSATDPQPAATQAGAPDPGTGHLHGLGVDPADGSLYAAGHLGVFRLGPTGAVRIADRYQDTMGFTVTGPRTFLGSGHPSPTDPTATSPHLGLIRSTDAGQTWTTVSAGGEADFHSLLQAGENVYGLDSQTSQIWASKDAGATWERRAKIPSGDLAAHPGAPQEVWAATRDGLLHSTDGGATFEPVPGAPALAAVERPAPDQLIALAADGKVLAGGDGTSWTERGRLPQGAQPAVLTAASPTHLLAADTNDAVYESKDGGRTWTVVHRPGQTNTGH
- a CDS encoding MFS transporter gives rise to the protein MSTLNPRRWWALGVLAAAQFMVIMDTSIIGVALPEMQRDLGFSQGDLQWVFNAYVIAFGGLLLLGGRLSDLLGARRVFVTGWGVLIAGSVVAAAATTAWVEVAGRAVQGVGGALIAPASMTLLMMLFGNNPKELGKALALYGAAAPAGGTAGVFLGGVFTEWASWPWVFVIYVPIGIATLLATGVLPAVAARRGGGVDVLGAAAVTAGLALTVFAVVRAPETGWGAPWTLVELIAGLALLAVFVLIQRSVKSPLMPLGIWRTPGLGVSNLAMALLGAAWIPMWYFLNLYLQQVLGYGAFASGAALLPMTGLLMLLMTTVTARLLGRFGPKPLITGGLLVLAAGLVWLSAARPTGTFLIDVLPASLVAAFGMALAYIPTLMSAMAGAPQEQAGLASGIVNTTYQVGSALGLAALTALATSQGAGALGDLPALTDGFSAAFLAAAGIAAAGALATLTLMRGKPGAAGVAVEPVVGTEGAERTGQLLDKN